The following proteins come from a genomic window of Diorhabda sublineata isolate icDioSubl1.1 chromosome 7, icDioSubl1.1, whole genome shotgun sequence:
- the LOC130446664 gene encoding RNA-binding protein spenito isoform X2, with amino-acid sequence MIASGRDKITVRIHNMKRSSDRDTPPRSKRSRSSMGRYDDSSDERITPDRIRRRGSRGRSPSPRARYVSPHRDDYMRPPERSYPYKVLCVSALHAKASDEVIKDTLYKEYKKYGDLSIRVTHDMDERVAYVCFRNAEDARDAKHGKPRIIIYDKIALVEAVYEVPRSADIYRGRPRSITPEYDRHYYSRSPERMRPIDRYDRGYGPPPGVPIHREYRREAMPAPHHDYLARPPIHHGPPHMAPMHGYGPPRQHMPRPPFEQKENKKDKFPNYLHHIQPEEDPLATRTLFAGNLEVNITEEELRRIFSRYGVVEDIDIKRPPPGTGNAFAFVRFNTLDMAHRAKVELSGQYIGKFQCKIGYGKATPTTKIWVGGLGPWTSVPQLEREFDRFGAIKKIDYVKGDNQALILYDSIDAATAAVKEMRGFPLGGPERRLRTDFADVTPGITYRPKPPYASAEDYRAREVEYDFDYDRDPYRARPFPEKRGGSRDPYRYPEGREDEWGRTRDPEFDRQRSTSRGFPRSRSRSPRRSPDSDSDSGSRRAGLLASSRTLPEVARKCTTIWQGALILKNSLFPAKFHLMDGDTDIVEGLMKDEEGKHQLRITQRLRLDQPKLEDVQKRISSASSHAIFLGLAGSTASVTNDDATVQTRPLRNLVSYLKQKEAAGVISLLNKETEATGVLYSFPPCPFSTELLKRSCPNLSDEAIKEDHLIIVVEIGDQR; translated from the exons ATGATCGCCTCTGGAAGAGACAAAATAACAGTTAGAATTCATAACATGAAAAGAAGTAGTGATAGGGACACTCCGCCTCGTAGCAAACGTTCTCGTTCAAGTATGGGCAGGTATGATGATAGTTCTGACGAAAGAATCACCCCAGATAGAATTCGACGGCGTGGAAGCCGTGGACGTAGCCCTAGCCCTCGAGCACGATACGTTTCGCCACATCGCGATGATTATATGCGCCCACCAGAACGTTCTTACCCATATAAAGTCTTATGTGTTAGTGCTTTGCATGCTAAGGCGAGCGATGAGGTTATAAAGGATACTctttataaagaatataaaaaatacggaGATCTAAGTATAAGAGTAACTCACGATATGGATGAACGTGTTGCATATGTTTGTTTCCGGAATGCTGAAGATGCCAGGGATGCAAAACATGGAAAACCTCGTATAATAATATACGATAAAATTGCTTTGGTTGAGGCTGTGTATGAAGTACCTCGTTCGGCTGATATATATCGCGGTAGACCACGTTCTATTACCCCGGAATATGATAGACATTATTATTCTAGATCACCTGAACGTATGCGCCCTATCGATCGTTATGATAGAGGTTATGGGCCACCGCCGGGTGTCCCAATACACCGCGAATATAGACGCGAAGCAATGCCTGCTCCCCATCACGATTACCTTGCTAGACCTCCCATACACCACGGTCCTCCCCACATGGCTCCTATGCACGGGTACGGTCCACCTAGGCAGCACATGCCACGCCCTCCTTTTGaacaaaaggaaaataaaaaggaTAAATTTCCTAATTATTTACATCATATACAACCTGAAGAAGATCCTTTGGCTACTCGTACACTTTTTGCCGGTAATTTGGAGGTGAACATAACTGAAGAAGAGCTCAGACGAATCTTCAGTAGGTATGGGGTTGTTGAGGATATTGATATAAAAAGACCACCTCCAGGTACAGGTAATGCTTTTGCTTTTGTCAGATTTAATACTTTGGACATGGCTCATAGAGCTAAAGTCGAATTATCTGGTCAGTATATAGgtaaatttcaatgtaaaattgGATACGGTAAAGCTACACCTACCACAAAAATATGGGTAGGTGGTTTAGGTCCTTGGACGTCAGTACCTCAATTGGAACGGGAATTTGATAGATTTGgtgcaataaaaaaaatcgattatgtaAAAGGTGATAATCAGGCACTTATTTTGTATGATAGTATAGATGCTGCAACAGCAGCTGTTAAGGAAATGAGAGGATTTCCCCTAGGTGGACCTGAAAGAAGACTTAGAACTGATTTTGCTGATGTAACTCCTGGCATAACATACAGACCAAAACCACCCTATGCTTCTGCTGAAGACTATAGAGCCAGAGAAGTTGAATATGATTTTGATTATGATAGGGATCCTTATCGTGCTAGGCCTTTTCCAGAAAAGAGAGGAGGTAGTAGGGATCCTTACAGGTATCCTGAAGGAAGAGAGGACGAATGGGGTAGAACACGTGATCCTGAATTTGATAGGCAAAGATCGACTTCTAGAGGATTTCCTCGATCTAGATCTAGATCACCGAGGCGGTCGCCTGATTCGGATTCAGATAGTGGTTCACGTAGAGCTGGTTTATTAGCATCAAGCCGTACTTTACCAGAGGTAGCGAGGAAATGCACTACAATATGGCAAGGtgcattaatattgaaaaattctcttTTCCCAGCCAAGTTCCATTTAATGGACGGAGATACGGATATAGTTGAAGGTTTAATGAAAGATGAAGAGGGTAAACATCAATTGAGAATAACACAAAGACTGAGACTCGATCAACCAAAGCTAGAAGATGTCCAGAAAAGAATATCCAGTGCTAGTTCTCACGCAATATTTCTAGGACTAGCCGGTTCCACTGCTTCTGTTACTAATGATGATGCTACAGTCCAAACGAGACCTTTAAGGAATTTGGTTtcttatttgaaacaaaaagaagCCGCCGGAGTAATTTCACTTTTAAACAAAGAAACCGAGGCTACTGGAGTCCTGTATTCCTTCCCTCCCTGTCCCTTTTCAACTGAGTTATTAAAACGTAGTTGTCCAAACCTATCCGATGAAGCTATAAAGGAAGATCATCTTATTATAGTTGTG GAAATTGGTGATCAACGGTAA
- the LOC130446664 gene encoding RNA-binding protein spenito isoform X1 has protein sequence MIASGRDKITVRIHNMKRSSDRDTPPRSKRSRSSMGRYDDSSDERITPDRIRRRGSRGRSPSPRARYVSPHRDDYMRPPERSYPYKVLCVSALHAKASDEVIKDTLYKEYKKYGDLSIRVTHDMDERVAYVCFRNAEDARDAKHGKPRIIIYDKIALVEAVYEVPRSADIYRGRPRSITPEYDRHYYSRSPERMRPIDRYDRGYGPPPGVPIHREYRREAMPAPHHDYLARPPIHHGPPHMAPMHGYGPPRQHMPRPPFEQKENKKDKFPNYLHHIQPEEDPLATRTLFAGNLEVNITEEELRRIFSRYGVVEDIDIKRPPPGTGNAFAFVRFNTLDMAHRAKVELSGQYIGKFQCKIGYGKATPTTKIWVGGLGPWTSVPQLEREFDRFGAIKKIDYVKGDNQALILYDSIDAATAAVKEMRGFPLGGPERRLRTDFADVTPGITYRPKPPYASAEDYRAREVEYDFDYDRDPYRARPFPEKRGGSRDPYRYPEGREDEWGRTRDPEFDRQRSTSRGFPRSRSRSPRRSPDSDSDSGSRRAGLLASSRTLPEVARKCTTIWQGALILKNSLFPAKFHLMDGDTDIVEGLMKDEEGKHQLRITQRLRLDQPKLEDVQKRISSASSHAIFLGLAGSTASVTNDDATVQTRPLRNLVSYLKQKEAAGVISLLNKETEATGVLYSFPPCPFSTELLKRSCPNLSDEAIKEDHLIIVVVRGGTA, from the coding sequence ATGATCGCCTCTGGAAGAGACAAAATAACAGTTAGAATTCATAACATGAAAAGAAGTAGTGATAGGGACACTCCGCCTCGTAGCAAACGTTCTCGTTCAAGTATGGGCAGGTATGATGATAGTTCTGACGAAAGAATCACCCCAGATAGAATTCGACGGCGTGGAAGCCGTGGACGTAGCCCTAGCCCTCGAGCACGATACGTTTCGCCACATCGCGATGATTATATGCGCCCACCAGAACGTTCTTACCCATATAAAGTCTTATGTGTTAGTGCTTTGCATGCTAAGGCGAGCGATGAGGTTATAAAGGATACTctttataaagaatataaaaaatacggaGATCTAAGTATAAGAGTAACTCACGATATGGATGAACGTGTTGCATATGTTTGTTTCCGGAATGCTGAAGATGCCAGGGATGCAAAACATGGAAAACCTCGTATAATAATATACGATAAAATTGCTTTGGTTGAGGCTGTGTATGAAGTACCTCGTTCGGCTGATATATATCGCGGTAGACCACGTTCTATTACCCCGGAATATGATAGACATTATTATTCTAGATCACCTGAACGTATGCGCCCTATCGATCGTTATGATAGAGGTTATGGGCCACCGCCGGGTGTCCCAATACACCGCGAATATAGACGCGAAGCAATGCCTGCTCCCCATCACGATTACCTTGCTAGACCTCCCATACACCACGGTCCTCCCCACATGGCTCCTATGCACGGGTACGGTCCACCTAGGCAGCACATGCCACGCCCTCCTTTTGaacaaaaggaaaataaaaaggaTAAATTTCCTAATTATTTACATCATATACAACCTGAAGAAGATCCTTTGGCTACTCGTACACTTTTTGCCGGTAATTTGGAGGTGAACATAACTGAAGAAGAGCTCAGACGAATCTTCAGTAGGTATGGGGTTGTTGAGGATATTGATATAAAAAGACCACCTCCAGGTACAGGTAATGCTTTTGCTTTTGTCAGATTTAATACTTTGGACATGGCTCATAGAGCTAAAGTCGAATTATCTGGTCAGTATATAGgtaaatttcaatgtaaaattgGATACGGTAAAGCTACACCTACCACAAAAATATGGGTAGGTGGTTTAGGTCCTTGGACGTCAGTACCTCAATTGGAACGGGAATTTGATAGATTTGgtgcaataaaaaaaatcgattatgtaAAAGGTGATAATCAGGCACTTATTTTGTATGATAGTATAGATGCTGCAACAGCAGCTGTTAAGGAAATGAGAGGATTTCCCCTAGGTGGACCTGAAAGAAGACTTAGAACTGATTTTGCTGATGTAACTCCTGGCATAACATACAGACCAAAACCACCCTATGCTTCTGCTGAAGACTATAGAGCCAGAGAAGTTGAATATGATTTTGATTATGATAGGGATCCTTATCGTGCTAGGCCTTTTCCAGAAAAGAGAGGAGGTAGTAGGGATCCTTACAGGTATCCTGAAGGAAGAGAGGACGAATGGGGTAGAACACGTGATCCTGAATTTGATAGGCAAAGATCGACTTCTAGAGGATTTCCTCGATCTAGATCTAGATCACCGAGGCGGTCGCCTGATTCGGATTCAGATAGTGGTTCACGTAGAGCTGGTTTATTAGCATCAAGCCGTACTTTACCAGAGGTAGCGAGGAAATGCACTACAATATGGCAAGGtgcattaatattgaaaaattctcttTTCCCAGCCAAGTTCCATTTAATGGACGGAGATACGGATATAGTTGAAGGTTTAATGAAAGATGAAGAGGGTAAACATCAATTGAGAATAACACAAAGACTGAGACTCGATCAACCAAAGCTAGAAGATGTCCAGAAAAGAATATCCAGTGCTAGTTCTCACGCAATATTTCTAGGACTAGCCGGTTCCACTGCTTCTGTTACTAATGATGATGCTACAGTCCAAACGAGACCTTTAAGGAATTTGGTTtcttatttgaaacaaaaagaagCCGCCGGAGTAATTTCACTTTTAAACAAAGAAACCGAGGCTACTGGAGTCCTGTATTCCTTCCCTCCCTGTCCCTTTTCAACTGAGTTATTAAAACGTAGTTGTCCAAACCTATCCGATGAAGCTATAAAGGAAGATCATCTTATTATAGTTGTGGTACGTGGTGGTACagcttaa